One region of Eubalaena glacialis isolate mEubGla1 chromosome 6, mEubGla1.1.hap2.+ XY, whole genome shotgun sequence genomic DNA includes:
- the LOC133093083 gene encoding double homeobox protein 4-like protein 4: MTLVPGKGNSSSEEYRAVVGRLSRPSRRRRLVLRLSQKDTLQALFQQNPYPGITTRERLARELGIPESRIQVWFQNQRRRRLKQSRLLSENAFKGGQSQPLRPPPPQTLTRGAASGCCVGHPLMFIVVQPSLAALQGCQNPQPLPATVPWGEGTHAVIASGQPAQGAILTPAPPETHFWQQQATSSEETSPQLEQQTQHSALLGSSSLLDELLSDADILDKAGPLPNADAEEEELAATLEAPLSEEEFQALLDMLPGSPVPQA, translated from the exons ATGACCTTGGTGCCTGGAAAGGGAAACTCATCTTCCGAGGAGTACCGGGCtgttgtgg GCCGACTCTCAAGACCATCGCGAAGGAGGAGGCTGGTTCTGAGGCTGAGTCAGAAGGACACCCTGCAAGCACTCTTTCAACAGAACCCCTACCCCGGGATAACGACCAGAGAACGGCTGGCGCGAGAACTGGGCATTCCAGAAAGCAGAATTCAG GTTTGGTTTCAAAACCAACGAAGAAGACGCCTAAAGCAGAGCCGATTGCTGTCGGAGAATGCCTTCAAAGGAGGGCAGTCGCAGCCGCTGCGGCCACCACCACCTCAGACTTTGACTCGAG GGGCTGCCTCTGGGTGCTGTGTGGGCCACCCGTTGATGTTCATCGTGGTCCAGCCCAGCCTGGCAGCACTTCAGGGATGCCAGAACCCACAGCCTCTTCCGGCCACAGTTCCGTGGGGCGAAGGGACACATGCTGTCATCGCCAGTGGGCAGCCTGCCCAGGGGGCCATCTTGACGCCTGCACCGCCAGAGACACACTTCTGGCAGCAGCAGGCAACCTCAAGTGAAGAGACATCTCCCCAGCTGGAGCAACAGACCCAGCACTCAGCCCTTCTAGGCTCCTCAAGCCTCCTGGACGAACTCTTGTCAGACGCGGACATTCTGGACAAGGCAGGCCCTTTGCCGAATGCGGACGCAGAGGAAGAGGAACTTGCGGCAACCCTGGAAGCCCCCCTCAGCGAGGAAGAATTCCAGGCCTTGCTCGACATGCTGCCAGGCTCCCCAGTGCCACAGGCTTAG